Proteins from a genomic interval of Yarrowia lipolytica chromosome 1E, complete sequence:
- a CDS encoding uncharacterized protein (Compare to YALI0E26323g, weakly similar to uniprot|P53845 Saccharomyces cerevisiae YNL263c YIF1 SLH1P Interacting Factor, similar to Saccharomyces cerevisiae YIF1 (YNL263C); ancestral locus Anc_1.93) has translation MYNQRQGNTATPPLHHPIPQHPIPPMRSPPVEQTQHQNLQDRYAPPQQHAQHQQHPQHGAGGDQGNFFNPAGYPQFFNDGTAQVGLQVGRSAVAAGQEYMEKNFNKYVSVSQLRYYFQVSNLYVVKKLGLVLFPFLHKPWTRDVVRSETTGEIEGYAPARDDINAPDMYIPTMAFTTYIILCSVLSGVHDHFHPQLFGTLASKAVSVMVFELLVLRLATYLLSADSQLFDFAAYAGYKLVGVLITILAASLTGSTYVKWGVFLYTYIANAMFLLRSIKYLIIPDGTSPVPQGINTGNRRSSIQFLAVYAFLFQLGMMWILIPANSVLNSAPVPVIAQTMS, from the coding sequence ATGTACAACCAGCGACAGGGCAACACGGCGACCCCGCCACTGCACCATCCCATTCCCCAGCATCCCATTCCCCCCATGCGGTCTCCACCTGTCGAGCAAACACAGCATCAGAACCTCCAGGATCGGTACGCGCCTCCACAACAACACGcccagcaccagcagcacccGCAACACGGAGCTGGTGGCGACCAGGgcaacttcttcaaccCGGCCGGCTACCCGCAGTTCTTTAACGACGGAACTGCTCAGGTGGGTCTACAGGTGGGCCGATCCGCTGTCGCTGCCGGGCAGGAGtacatggagaagaacttcaacaagtacgTGTCTGTGTCCCAGTTGCGGTACTATTTCCAGGTGTCCAACCTGTATGttgtcaagaagctcgGTCTCGTTCTATTCCCCTTCCTACACAAGCCCTGGACTCGTGATGTCGTTCGTTCAGAGACTACCGGCGAGATCGAAGGCTACGCGCCCGCCAGAGACGACATCAACGCCCCCGACATGTACATCCCCACCATGGCTTTCACCACATATATCATTCTGTGTTCGGTGCTGAGTGGTGTGCACGATCACTTCCATCCCCAGCTGTTTGGAACCCTGGCCTCCAAGGCCGTGTCCGTGATGGTGTTTGAGCTTCTGGTGCTCCGTCTCGCCACTTACCTGCTGTCCGCTGACTCGCAACTGTTTGACTTTGCTGCTTATGCCGGCTACAAGCTTGTGGGCGTCCTCATCACCATCCTGGCTGCTTCTCTCACCGGATCCACCTACGTTAAGTGGGGAGTCTTCCTGTACACGTACATTGCCAACGCCATGTTCCTTCTGCGGTCGATCAAGTACCTCATTATCCCCGACGGAACCAGTCCTGTTCCTCAGGGAATCAACACTGGCAACCGACGAAGCAGCATCCAGTTTCTGGCCGTGTATGCTTTCTTGTTCCAGCTGGGCATGATGTGGATTTTGATTCCGGCTAACAGTGTGTTGAACTCTGCTCCTGTGCCTGTTATCGCCCAGACAATGTCTTAG
- a CDS encoding uncharacterized protein (Compare to YALI0E26301g, similar to DEHA0E24266g Debaryomyces hansenii, similar to Saccharomyces cerevisiae CWC23 (YGL128C); ancestral locus Anc_1.92), translating to MSLHPLLLEEEIDLYALLGVDVSSDTKSIQRAYRKTALLYHPDKNPSKEAEVKFHQLSIALETLVDDSLRKKYDQLLSARFEKIRKREELSAERRKFQDDLLRREQEYEASKKHQRDNMNLAAVLEDMRNHNQGLVAELEAKRRKMYMDAMKGAGNTTSNTVSSTSNDTNTSLKTSYPKTPLPTSASTSTTSTSASPTLKIKWSKRGKGRDLKEEEVISLFSRYGPIEHVAILPGDAGKKAKSALIEFADVSSVVAAKSILDPETKDIDHVLYGLLRKVG from the coding sequence ATGTCTCTGCATCCGCTTCtactggaggaggaaattGATTTGTACGCCCTTCTGGGCGTCGACGTGTCctcagacacaaaaagcATCCAGCGCGCCTACAGGAAAACGGCACTGTTATACCATCCCGACAAAAACCCTTCCAAGGAAGCAGAAGTCAAGTTCCACCAGCTGTCTATCGCATTGGAGACACTCGTGGATGACTCTCTGCGCAAGAAGTACGATCAGCTGCTGAGTGCACGGTTTGAGAAGATCCGAAAACGCGAAGAACTGTCTGCTGAACGACGCAAGTTCCAGGACGACCTTTTACGACGAGAACAGGAGTATGAGGCTAGCaagaagcaccagagagacAACATGAATCTCGCTGCAGTATTGGAGGACATGCGCAACCACAACCAGGGTCTAGTGGCAGAGCTGGAGGCTAAACGGAGGAAGATGTACATGGACGCTATGAAGGGAGCGGGAAACACAACATCTAACACAGTGTCGTCTACCTCGaatgacacaaacacctcaTTGAAGACGAGTTACCCAAAAACACCTTTACCTACTTCAGCATCTACATCTACTACTTCGACATCTGCATCACCAACGCTCAAGATCAAATGGAGCAAAAGAGGCAAGGGACGAGATCtcaaggaagaggaagtCATTTCACTTTTTTCGCGTTACGGACCGATTGAACACGTAGCAATTCTTCCTGGAGATGCTGGCAAAAAGGCCAAATCGGCTCTTATTGAATTTGCTGACGTTTCTAGTGTTGTCGCTGCAAAGTCCATTCTTGACCCTGAGACCAAAGACATCGATCACGTGCTCTATGGCCTTCTGAGGAAGGTGGGTTAA
- a CDS encoding uncharacterized protein (Compare to YALI0E26345g, similar to DEHA0D10692g Debaryomyces hansenii), translated as MSSYDSHLLGSSAETAPIAISETPQKKKGGHFNRTPNSAGAAFGSLGRSGVRVSYNYSDEDDDDETNDDSEFDDASSMYSTQAERATQEQEELLKKARPQANYGGTSNGNNNNNNSYGGTTTHARTREERRAVYKAFDAAVRKGEIQTTASTETKTILKYSAPLTMTFLMQYSLTVASVFSVGHLGKNELAACSLASMTSAITGFAVVHGVATCLDTLCAQAYGRKDYKMVGVHFLRCTIFLWIIAVPIILLWAVFGRQLLHLLLDDPELIHFAALYLEVLACGFPAYILFENLKHYLQSQGDFNAGTYILLICAPINISLNYLLVWNEHFGLGYVGAPIAVVFTDWLMATMLSLYVVFINGRKCWCGFRPDNLFTGWGRMIRLAIPGIIMVEAEWLAFEIVTFAASRFGTDALACQSVLVSVCGIIYQIPFAIGIAASTRIANLVGANLTAAARISARMAAVISLVFGVLNMAFMLGLRDTIGKMFTNDEAVLQLVRETMPFAALFQVNDSLGVISGGILRAQGRQRIGGYLNLFFYYVVGLPAGVIFAFHWGYGIEGFWIGLTIGVFFVSILQLYFVWKSNWREIVKDALRDGKTQAATTHA; from the coding sequence ATGTCGTCATACGACTCGCACCTGCTAGGCTCGTCGGCCGAAACGGCCCCGATAGCCATCTCGGAAACGCcgcagaaaaaaaaaggcgGACATTTCAACCGAACCCCAAATtcagctggagcagcttTCGGCTCGCTCGGTCGATCCGGAGTTCGAGTTTCATACAACTACTCggatgaagatgacgacgacgaaaccAACGATGACTCGGAATTCGACGATGCGTCGTCCATGTACTCTACACAGGCTGAGAGAGCCACCCAGGAACAGGAAgagctgctcaaaaagGCCCGCCCCCAGGCCAACTATGGAGGCACCTCTAACGgtaacaacaacaacaacaatagCTACGGAGGAACCACTACCCACGCTCGAACCCGAGAAGAACGACGAGCAGTCTACAAGGCATTCGATGCGGCTGTGAGAAAGGGAGAAATTCAGACTACTGCCAGCACGGAAACGAAAACGATTCTCAAGTACTCGGCTCCACTAACCATGACCTTCCTCATGCAATACTCGCTGACTGTCGCATCGGTCTTCTCCGTCGGCCATCTCGGTAAGAATGAGCTCGCCGCATGTTCTCTGGCCTCCATGACCTCCGCCATCACAGGTTTTGCTGTCGTCCATGGAGTGGCCACCTGTCTAGATACCCTGTGTGCACAGGCGTACGGCCGAAAAGACTACAAAATGGTCGGAGTTCATTTCCTGCGATGCACAATCTTTCTGTGGATCATCGCTGTGCCTATAATTCTCTTGTGGGCCGTTTTCGGACGTCAGCTGCTGCACCTGCTGCTCGACGATCCCGAACTCATCCATTTTGCAGCCCTCTACCTCGAGGTCCTGGCCTGTGGTTTCCCCGCTTATATTCTGTTTGAAAACCTCAAGCATTACCTGCAGTCCCAGGGTGACTTCAACGCCGGTACCTACATTCTTCTTATCTGCGCTCCCATCAACATCTCGCTCAACTACCTGCTGGTGTGGAACGAGCACTTTGGCTTGGGCTACGTGGGAGCCCCCATTGCCGTCGTCTTCACCGACTGGCTCATGGCCACCATGCTGTCTCTGTACGTCGTCTTCATCAACGGCCGAAAGTGCTGGTGCGGTTTCCGACCAGATAACCTCTTCACCGGCTGGGGCAGAATGATCCGACTGGCTATTCCAGGTATCATCATGGTCGAAGCCGAGTGGCTGGCGTTTGAAATTGTCACCTTCGCTGCCTCTAGATTCGGAACTGACGCCCTGGCCTGCCAGTCAGTGCTGgtgtctgtctgtggcaTCATCTACCAGATTCCCTTTGCTATTGGCATTGCTGCCTCCACTCGAATCGCCAATCTGGTTGGTGCCAACCttactgctgctgcccgaATCTCTGCCAGAATGGCTGCTGTCATCTCTCTTGTCTTCGGAGTGCTCAACATGGCCTTCATGCTGGGTCTCAGAGACACCATTGGAAAGATGTTCACTAATGACGAGGCCGTTCTGCAGCTCGTGCGTGAAACCATGCCCTTCGCGGCCCTCTTCCAGGTCAACGATTCACTTGGGGTCATCTCTGGAGGCATTCTCAGAGCCCAGGGACGTCAGAGAATCGGAGGATATCTCAACCTCTTTTTCTACTACGTCGTGGGTTTGCCGGCCGGTGTAATCTTTGCCTTCCACTGGGGCTACGGCATTGAGGGTTTCTGGATCGGACTTACCATTGGCGTCTTCTTTGTCTCCATCCTACAACTCTACTTTGTGTGGAAGAGTAATTGGAGAGAGATTGTCAAGGATGCTTTGAGAGACGGAAAGACCCAGGCCGCCACCACTCATGCTTAA
- a CDS encoding uncharacterized protein (Compare to YALI0E26367g, similar to uniprot|P21951 Saccharomyces cerevisiae YNL262w POL2 DNA-directed DNA polymerase epsilon catalytic subunit A, similar to Saccharomyces cerevisiae POL2 (YNL262W); ancestral locus Anc_1.94), whose product MGRPFNGNNTHVVKQRSDEFERRRLERIEQLGQKFAAVERRDAIDDRMGFTRFSGDEKRVGWLVNMHETLLQSETAERGLAAVDYYFYDEEGGNFKSTVVFRPYFFVICKPHTEHAVKDLMEKMFERVLASTEIVTKEDLNLTNHLTGKKRKAVKLEFHNSEDLSSTRFTLSKIVDRQTQQTEQHLNIYELEGDVDTSTDVESSITGIKEFDVPFETRVAIDLDIRVGNWYEVTKENDTAVLKHMVEREYRADPVVMAYDIETEKAPLRFPDSAVDRIMMISYMIDGEGFLITNREMVSEDIEDFEYTPKPEFPGNFTIFNEPNEKAVLEKWFEHIRDVCPTVMTSYNGDFFDFPFIDKRTAFHGMNLYDEIGWKKVEEERYECSYCVHMDCLNWVKRDSYLPQGSQGLKAVTKVKLSYDPKELDPEKMTPYARDHPQILAEYSVSDAVATYYLYMKYVHPFIFSLCCIIPLNPDAVLRKGTGTLCEMLLMVKAYEGRIILPDKHKPALERHYKGHLVDNETYTGGHVESLAAGVFRSDIMVDFDIDTNSIDELLVNLDETLEFCVTVEAGKKSSDFENLDEVRDQIIEQLQELKSNPKRSDYPLIYHVDVASMYPNIMTTNRLQPDSMVDEKDCAVCDYNRPDKTCARELEWARRVDYYPVSKGDVNNLKQGLVEEYSGGRFGNGSSVEISYDEGMTEREKFQKRKGWAGLSGQEQANKLKERVAAFSLKTKARKTDSETTVQKTIVCQRENPFYVDVVQEFKQRRIDYKTKAKRWNKEAASASDPASREEAKKMAITNDSMQLAHKVILNSFYGYVMRKGSRWYSMEMAGVTCYTGAKIIKIARQTMEGLGIPLELDTDGIWCMLPKTFPEKFKCKFKDGSSYELEYPCSIMNYLVHRDFTNHQYQKLNPETGKYDTHSENSIFFELDGPYKCMMMPTSTDKGKGLKKRYVVFDDRNKIVELKGFEVKRRGELSLIKKFQSQLWDTFLEGSNLVECYAAQARVAEAWLAVIDSRGKNLSDEELIDLVCENKSMSKPVHEYGSQKSTALTTARRLAEIMGDSILTGGKLSTKYIIAVRTKNSMPVPEAKKGSDEDSSTADRAIPTLVFETESLDEKLRFLKRWMGPRWESTDPRDVIDWMYYRERLATTINKLVVIPAILLGLKNPVRGCDPPEWASDIIKQRDNPIKQSTLSSYFVKGKLPTPEPILSEEDEVMEIQVGDIESIGTTPSPSRPPGVPARVVVSKRVRKTVEETDKSTPSLPHKAPDPFADYAAYIKYAKVKWKHQKAQRDRRAHLFGESDNGIASSWVSKNAHLAQDAWHLVSIHAAEKPGQVEASVIIGDKMQRVQINVPRKVYVGSREPLKWDKFTDVTNAMAVAEEEQPKYLYRAVMSEDMYQTEMTNPESPLKDPHVTKIYEADVSPDSRALIELGSTFHLDASTPGILSKGFTHGFEAKWFKSGDSRSYLQNSGLSYAHIVHVVSSAVEIFVITPTWDAPALVFVHQSSSSEKLPDISKEYARLRRGERYKQNMDDCTVFSFPDTMQYEVEYCSNHRRMLQKVSKACDSLSGSRNGQLVFALHSPDRNVDEKVAALARIPCIRLRPVPPSTAAVGWQRDLVRRLIASFLSHGANISYLVEMARYAKMPLCHVQDTRDVIDVSYARRLIQNSVVLWWSAALSTGGALTDQAEVPVANNPGLYTNICFEIKIEHLVLNALLQSAVIQDTEGDIHNELLSNAFNPHALKTLKMVVKEWWEHGDKKRPPQDLLDNFTVWVYAPESRLFSPQLLYHTQNLTKKTFLYLAQECRKHQAQLVYADQHKLVLQTEKTELQLVYSYSNYIVRQIRTHPILKYVSVDITRYWDTFLWMDKWNYGGYSSDVIVDPSKQSESLLMHWHIANFLPETLQQEFSKWVQEYIHLLRLRKYPENRTTDVDDMPSDTPMLTDGDKDDAALLSDKFFGKGVVSYLHPKLVRRVKLLAQKLSDVLSSGDSIDAFKFPVLPGSMIQPETNPVVEFAKYVCHIYGINAKANFEVQILLRDLLNIFDINEFSEEGTFRDPSMSLKLTNMMCFKCKNPCDLDLCKDSCCTKSGFRCPLCNSLYDMVIVEQRLVGQLQRMILEYETQDFRCDKCRRVKEYELTEFCPCSGSWVTIMSAEDVHKELSIYDRCARWFELKMLGSFLRQLGYV is encoded by the exons ATGGGTCGACCTTTTAACGGAAACAACACCCATGTGGTGAAACAGCGCAGTGACGAGTTTGAGCGGCGAAGGCTGGAGCGGATCGAGCAGCTGGGTCAAAAGTTTGCCGCAGTCGAACGCCGAGATGCCATAGACGACCGAATGGGTTTTACTCGCTTCTCTGGCGATGAAAAACGAGTCGGGTGGCTGGTCAACATGCACGAGACGTTGCTACAGTCGGAAACGGCCGAGCGGGGCCTGGCAGCGGTGGACTACTACTtctacgacgaggagggAGGCAACTTCAAGTCGACGGTGGTGTTCCGGCCCTACTTTTTTGTCATTTGCAAGCCTCATACTGAGCATGCGGTGAAGGATCTCATGGAAAAGATGTTTGAGCGGGTGCTCGCAAGCACGGAAATTGTTACAAAGGAAGATTTGAACTTG acaaaCCATCTCACAGGAAAGAAACGAAAGGCGGTGAAATTGGAATTTCACAACTCGGAGGATCTGAGCTCGACACGTTTCACGCTCAGCAAGATTGTCGACCGACAGACACAGCAGACAGAGCAGCATCTCAACATTTATGAGCTTGAAGG CGATGTGGACACCAGCACAGACGTAGAATCATCCATCACTGGCATCAAGGAATTTGATGTGCCGTTTGAAACCCGAGTGGCCATTGATCTGGACATTCGTGTGGGAAACTGGTACGAGGTCACCAAGGAAAACGACACGGCTGTGCTCAAACACATGGTTGAACGAGAGTACCGAGCCGATCCAGTCGTCATGGCATACGACATTGAGACCGAAAAGGCTCCCCTTCGTTTCCCCGACTCAGCCGTCGACAGAATCATGATGATTTCGTACATGATTGACGGCGAGGGTttcctcatcaccaaccgAGAAATGGTGAGTGAAGACATTGAGGACTTTGAGTACACTCCCAAGCCCGAATTCCCCGGTAATTTCACCATTTTCAACGAGCCTAACGAGAAGGCTGTGTTGGAAAAGTGGTTTGAGCACATTCGAGACGTGTGTCCCACGGTGATGACTTCCTACAACGGAGACTTTTTCGACTTCCCATTCATCGACAAACGAACAGCCTTCCATGGAATGAATCTCTACGACGAGATTGGATGgaaaaaggtggaggaagagagaTACGAGTGTTCCTATTGTGTGCATATGGACTGTCTCAACTGGGTCAAGCGAGACTCGTACTTGCCTCAGGGTTCTCAGGGTCTCAAGGCTGTGACAAAGGTGAAGCTGAGTTACGATCCCAAGGAGCTCGATCCGGAAAAGATGACTCCTTATGCACGAGACCATCCTCAGATTCTCGCGGAATATTCTGTTTCCGATGCTGTGGCCACCTATTATCTCTACATGAAGTATGTGCATCCGttcatcttctctctgTGTTGCATTATTCCCCTCAACCCCGATGCAGTGCTACGAAAAGGTACAGGTACTCTTTGCGAGATGCTCCTCATGGTCAAGGCTTATGAGGGACGCATCATTCTTCCCGACAAGCACAAACCTGCTCTTGAGCGTCATTACAAGGGTCATCTGGTCGATAACGAGACGTACACCGGTGGCCACGTGGAGTCCTTGGCTGCTGGCGTGTTTCGAAGCGACATCATGGTCGATTTCGACATTGATACTAACAGTATCGACGAGCTACTGGTCAATTTAGACGAGACTCTCGAGTTTTGCGTCACTGTTGAGGCTGGAAAGAAATCGTCTGATTTTGAGAACTTGGATGAAGTAAGAGACCAGATCATCGAACAGCTTCAGGAGCTCAAATCCAACCCCAAGCGATCCGATTACCCGCTCATTTACCACGTGGATGTCGCGTCTATGTACCCCAACATCATGACGACCAACCGACTTCAGCCCGACTCCATGGTAGACGAAAAGGACTGTGCTGTTTGTGACTACAACCGTCCCGACAAGACGTGCGCACGTGAACTAGAGTGGGCTCGACGAGTCGACTATTACCCTGTGTCAAAGGGAGATGTCAACAACCTAAAGCAGGGTCTGGTTGAGGAGTACTCCGGAGGTCGTTTCGGAAACGGCTCATCTGTCGAGATCTCGTACGATGAAGGTATGACTGAGCGGGAAAAGTTCCAGAAACGAAAGGGCTGGGCTGGATTGTCTGGTCAGGAGCAGGCtaacaagctcaaggagcgagTGGCGGCCTTTTCgctcaagaccaaggctCGAAAGACGGACTCGGAGACGACTGTGCAAAAGACCATTGTTTGCCAGCGAGAAAACCCCTTCTATGTCGATGTTGTGCAAGAGTTCAAACAGCGTCGAATCGACTACAAGACAAAGGCGAAAAGGTGgaacaaggaggctgcttctgcttccgATCCTGCGTCTCgagaggaggccaagaagatggcTATCACCAACGACTCGATGCAGCTGGCCCACAAAGTCATTCTCAACTCCTTCTACGGTTATGTTATGCGAAAGGGTTCTCGATGGTACTCCATGGAGATGGCCGGTGTGACTTGTTACACTGGAgccaagatcatcaagaTTGCCCGTCAGACAATGGAAGGTCTTGGTATTCCTCTTGAGCTCGATACAGACGGTATTTGGTGTATGCTGCCCAAGACCTTCCCCGAGAAGTTCAAGTGCAAGTTTAAGGATGGTTCCAGCTACGAGCTTGAGTATCCCTGTTCTATCATGAACTACTTGGTGCACAGAGACTTTACCAACCACCAGTACCAGAAGCTGAATCCCGAGACTGGGAAGTACGACACTCATTCAGAAaactccatcttcttcgaGCTCGACGGACCCTACAAGTGCATGATGATGCCTACGTCGACTGATAAGGGTAAGGGTCTCAAAAAGCGGTACGTGGTTTTTGACGACCGCAATAAGATTGTCGAGCTTAAGGGCTTCGAGGTCAAGCGACGAGGAGAGCTGTCGTTGATCAAAAAGTTTCAGTCACAGCTGTGGGACACGTTTCTGGAGGGCTCCAATCTCGTCGAGTGTTATGCTGCTCAGGCTCGAGTGGCTGAAGCTTGGCTGGCAGTGATTGACTCTCGCGGCAAGAACCTATCCGACGAAGAGCTCATTGACCTGGTTTGTGAGAACAAGTCCATGTCCAAGCCTGTGCATGAGTACGGCTCTCAGAAGAGTACTGCTCTGACGACTGCCCGTCGTCTAGCGGAGATTATGGGCGACTCCATTCTCACGGGAGGCAAGCTGTCAACCAAGTACATCATTGCGGTTCGAACCAAGAACTCCATGCCTGTTCCTGAGGCTAAGAAGGGTTCCGACGAGGACTCTTCAACTGCTGATCGAGCTATTCCCACTCTGGTTTTCGAAACCGAATCTCTGGACGAAAAGCTGCGGTTCTTGAAACGGTGGATGGGCCCTCGATGGGAATCCACGGACCCCCGAGACGTCATTGACTGGATGTACTATCGAGAACGTCTGGCGACGACTATCAACAAGCTTGTGGTGATTCCTGCCATTCTGTTGGGTCTCAAGAACCCCGTTCGAGGCTGTGATCCCCCCGAATGGGCTTCTGACATCATCAAGCAACGAGATAACCCCATCAAGCAGAGCACCCTGAGCTCTTATTTTGTCAAGGGTAAACTTCCCACTCCTGAGCCCATTCTCAgtgaagaagatgaggTCATGGAGATCCAGGTGGGCGACATTGAAAGCATCGGGaccactccttctccttccagACCCCCTGGAGTGCCTGCCCGAGTGGTTGTGTCTAAACGAGTGCGCAAAACTGTTGAGGAAACGGACAAGTCCACTCCCTCTCTTCCTCACAAGGCCCCCGATCCGTTCGCCGACTATGCAGCCTACATTAAGTACGCCAAGGTCAAGTGGAAGCATCAGAAGGCTCAGCGAGACCGAAGAGCCCATCTTTTTGGCGAGTCCGACAATGGCATCGCTTCTTCGTGGGTGTCCAAGAACGCCCACCTGGCTCAAGACGCCTGGCACCTGGTGTCCATCCATGCTGCCGAAAAACCTGGCCAGGTGGAGGCCAGCGTCATCATCGGAGACAAGATGCAACGGGTGCAGATCAATGTGCCGCGCAAGGTGTACGTGGGGTCTCGTGAGCCGCTGAAGTGGGATAAGTTCACTGACGTGACCAATGCCATGGCTGTGGCTGAAGAGGAGCAACCCAAGTACCTCTACCGAGCAGTCATGTCTGAAGACATGTACCAGACGGAGATGACTAACCCGGAGTCTCCGCTGAAGGAccctcacgtgacgaaAATCTACGAGGCCGACGTGTCGCCTGATTCACGTGCCCTCATTGAGCTTGGATCCACATTCCATCTTGATGCCTCCACTCCTGGTATCCTCTCCAAGGGCTTCACCCATGGCTTTGAGGCCAAATGGTTCAAGTCAGGTGACTCGCGGTCCTACCTGCAAAACTCAGGACTCTCCTACGCTCACATTGTGCACGTGGTTTCTTCTGCCGTGGAGATATTTGTCATCACACCCACCTGGGACGCACCAGCtcttgtgtttgtgcacCAGTCGTCTTCCAGTGAAAAGTTACCTGACATCTCGAAGGAGTACGCCCGTCTGCGACGTGGAGAACGGTACAAGCAGAACATGGACGATTGCACCGTCTTTTCCTTCCCCGACACAATGCAGTACGAGGTGGAGTACTGTTCCAACCACCGACGAATGCTGCAGAAGGTGTCCAAGGCGTGTGACTCACTGTCTGGCTCCCGAAACGGCCAGCTGGTGTTTGCACTCCATTCTCCGGACAGAAACGTGGATGAAAAGGTGGCTGCCCTGGCCAGAATCCCCTGTATTCGGCTGAGACCCGTTCCTCCGTctactgctgctgttggatGGCAACGGGATCTGGTTCGACGGCTGATTGCATCGTTCTTGTCACATGGAGCCAACATTTCGTACCTTGTCGAGATGGCTCGGTATGCCAAGATGCCTCTGTGTCATGTGCAAGATACCCGGGACGTGATTGACGTATCATACGCTCGTCGGCTCATCCAGAACAGTGTCGTTTTGTGGtggtctgctgctctgTCTACCGGAGGAGCCCTCACTGACCAGGCGGAAGTGCCTGTCGCCAACAATCCTGGACTGTACACCAACATTTGTTTCGAGATCAAAATCGAGCATTTGGTGCTCAACGCCTTGTTGCAGAGTGCTGTGATCCAGGATACTGAGGGAGACATTCACAACGAGCTTCTCTCCAACGCCTTCAACCCCCACGCCCTCAAAACCCTCAAAATGGTGGTCAAGGAGTGGTGGGAGCACGGGGACAAGAAACGGCCTCCCCAGGATCTGCTGGACAACTTCACAGTGTGGGTTTATGCGCCTGAGTCGCGTCTTTTCTCCCCCCAGTTGCTGTACCACACTCAGAACCTGACGAAGAAGACCTTCCTGTATCTTGCTCAAGAGTGTCGAAAGCACCAGGCTCAGTTGGTGTACGCTGATCAACACAAGCTTGTGTTGCAGACAGAGAAGACGGAGCTTCAGCtggtgtactcgtactccaACTACATTGTTCGGCAGATCAGAACCCATCCCATTCTCAAGTATGTCTCTGTCGACATTACTCGCTACTGGGACACCTTCCTGTGGATGGACAAGTGGAACTACGGGGGCTACTCGTCTGACGTCATTGTTGACCCCTCCAAGCAGAGCGAGTCTCTGTTGATGCATTGGCACATTGCCAACTTCTTGCCTGAGACTCTACAGCAGGAATTTTCCAAGTGGGTCCAGGAGTACATTCATTTGTTGCGGCTGCGGAAATACCCCGAAAACAGAACTACTGATGTTGACGACATGCCCAGTGACACTCCCATGCTCACCGACggagacaaggacgacgCTGCCCTTCTGAGCGACAAGTTCTTTGGCAAGGGTGTGGTTTCTTACCTGCATCCCAAGCTCGTGAGACGGGtcaagctgctggctcAAAAGCTATCGGATGTTCTCTCCTCAGGCGACTCCATTGACGCCTTTAAGTTCCCCGTGCTTCCCGGGTCCATGATCCAGCCAGAGACTAATCCCGTGGTCGAGTTCGCCAAGTACGTGTGCCACATTTACGGCATCAACGCCAAGGCCAACTTTGAAGTCCAGATTTTGCTCAGAGACCTTCTTAACATCTTTGATATCAACGAGTTTTCCGAGGAGGGCACGTTCCGAGATCCGTCCATGTCGCTCAAGCTAACCAACATGATGTGTTTCAAGTGCAAGAACCCCTGCGATCTGGACCTATGCAAGGACTCGTGCTGCACCAAATCTGGCTTCAGATGCCCCCTCTGCAACTCGCTCTATGATATGGTCATTGTGGAGCAGCGGCTGGTGGGTCAGCTGCAGCGAATGATTCTCGAGTACGAGACGCAGGACTTCCGCTGCGACAAGTGTCGACGAGTCAAAGAGTATGAGCTCACGGAGTTCTGTCCTTGTTCTGGCTCTTGGGTCACTATCATGTCTGCCGAAGACGTCCACAAGGAGCTGTCCATTTATGATCGGTGCGCTCGGTGGTTCGAGTTGAAGATGCTTGGTTCGTTCCTCAGACAGTTGGGTTATGTTTAG